One Candidatus Symbiobacter mobilis CR genomic window, GGGAAGTCTGCACGACGACCGAAGAATGGGTGGCCCGACCCAAAACCGGCGCTGGCGCCGCAGCAGGCGCCGTGCTGGGCGGGGTGCTCGCCCATGCAACGGCCCGAGGCCGCGACCGCGCAACGACGACCATGCTCGGTGTCATGGGCGGCGCCGTGCTGGGTGACCAACTCGAACGCACGACGACGGAGCCACGCAGTGTGCAGCGCTGCGTCCTACAACCGGAGCTAGAGCAACGAATCGTTGGCTACGAGGTGGTGTACCGCTATGCAGGCAGACGCCACACTGCCCGACTGCCCCAGGCGCCGGGAGCCACGATTGCCCTCACCGTTAGCCCGACAGCAACGCTCGCACCGACACCCAGGCCTGCGCGTACCACCGACGCCACAACAACGACCGTCATCGTCCAAGCGCCGCCCCGCCCTAGCCGTATGTATAGAGAGCCATACACGCCATGGCGTGCGCACTATTCCCGTCCAGCCCCTCGGGAAATGCAGTACGAGCGCTGGCGATAATAGTTTTATGAACCAACTCGACGCCCTCAAACAGTACACCACCGTGGTCGCCGACACCGGCGACTTCCGGCAAATCGAAACCTACAAGCCGACGGATGCCACGACCAATCCGTCGCTGATTCTGCGGGCTGTTCGCAAGCCCGAGTACCGGGCACTGCTCACCGAAACGGCGGCCCGATACCGTGGGGGAGCCGTGGACGAAATCGTCGACCGCTTATTGGTCCGTTTTGGCTGCGAGATTTTGTCGATCGTCCCTGGCAGGGTATCCACCGAAGTCGATGCCCGCCTCAGTTTCGACGTCACTGCCACGGTGGCGCGTGCGGAACGCCTCATCGAGATGTATGAGGCCCAAGGCATCCATGCCAACCGGGTGCTCATCAAGGTCGCTGCAACGTGGGAGGGCATCGCCGCTGCCGGGCAGCTCGAACGCAAGGGCATCCACACGAACCTGACCCTGCTGTTTTCCTTCTGCCAAGCCGTAGCCTGCGCCCAAGCCCGGGTGCGGCTAATTTCCCCTTTCGTAGGCCGCATCTACGACTGGTACAAAAAAGCCGCAGGCCCCAACTGGGTTGAAGCCGACAACGCCGACGCCAACGACCCCGGCGTGCGCTCCGTTTCCACCATCTTCCATTACTACAAGAAATTTGGCATCGCCACCCAGATCATGGGAGCGAGTTTCCGCAACACGGGGCAAATCGCCGCGCTGGCAGGCTGTGATTTGCTGACCATCAGCCCGGAGCTGCTCGCCGAACTCGCCGCGAGCGAAGCGCCCTTGGGACGTGCGCTTGACCCCCAGCAAGCCAAAGGGATGGACATTGAGCACATGCACTACGACGAAGCAGCGTTCCGCTTTGCCCTGAACCAGGATGCCATGGCGACTGACAAGCTCGCCGAAGGCATTCGCGCTTTTTGCGCCGATGCCGAAAGCCTTGATCAGCTTTTGCTATCGGCTTGACCCTTTTTCTCCCCTACCCTGCCCTAGGCTCTGCGTCTACGTCTAGGGCACAGGACACCAACGCGCGGCACCTGCCGCGCGCTTTTTTTGTCGAAACACTTGGAGGAACCGTATGAACCAGACCCGTTGCGACCGTACCCCCGCCTGGATCGCCTTGCAAAACCACTATGCCGATGCGGGCCAAGGCTTTGATCTGCGCACGGCTTTTGCGCAGCAGCCCGACCGGCCCCAGCGCTTCGCCATCGAAGCGCCGCACGTCTTTGCCGACCTCTCCAAGAACTGGATCGATGAAGCTGCCTCTGCCCTGCTGCTCGACCTGGCCAGCCAAAGCGGGCTACCCCGGCACCGGGATGCCATGTTCGGCGGGGAAGCCATCAACCACACCGAACAACGCGCCGTGATGCACTGGTTGTTGCGCAGCCCCGCCAACGCCCCCGTCAATACCGGTTTCGTCGCCGACATGCTGCGGGAAGTCCACACCACGCTCGATGCCATGCTTGCGTATGCAGAGCGTGTCCGCGCCGATGCCACGATCACCGACGTAGTGAATATCGGGATTGGTGGCTCCGACCTCGGCCCGCAAATGGCCACGCTGGCGCTCGACGAATACGTCACCCCCACGAAGCGCTTCCATTTCGTCTCCAACGTCGATGGGCACGAACTGGCTGCCGTGCTGCGTCGCATTCGCCCCGACAACACGCTGTTCCTGATCGCCAGCAAGACTTTTACAACGATCGAGACAATGACCAACGCCCGGTCTGCCAAGGCCTGGTTCGAGGCGCAGGGCGGCAAAGACGTAGGACGGCATTTCGCCGCGCTCACAACCAACGTCGCCGCCGCGCGGGACTTCGGCATCGACACCACCTTCGGGTTCTGGGACTGGGTGGGAGGGCGCTATTCGGTCTGGTCGGCCATTGGGCTGCCACTCGCCATCGCCGTCGGTGCAGCGAACTTCCGCGCCTTCCTGGCCGGCGCGCACGACATGGACGAGCATTTCCGCACTG contains:
- the pgi gene encoding glucose-6-phosphate isomerase gives rise to the protein MNQTRCDRTPAWIALQNHYADAGQGFDLRTAFAQQPDRPQRFAIEAPHVFADLSKNWIDEAASALLLDLASQSGLPRHRDAMFGGEAINHTEQRAVMHWLLRSPANAPVNTGFVADMLREVHTTLDAMLAYAERVRADATITDVVNIGIGGSDLGPQMATLALDEYVTPTKRFHFVSNVDGHELAAVLRRIRPDNTLFLIASKTFTTIETMTNARSAKAWFEAQGGKDVGRHFAALTTNVAAARDFGIDTTFGFWDWVGGRYSVWSAIGLPLAIAVGAANFRAFLAGAHDMDEHFRTAPLARNLPVQLGLLDIWYRNFHGLCSRCIAPYHSALRRYPAYLQQLEMESNGKRVDSDGAALPFATSPVLWGEPGTNGQHAYFQMLHQGTDVVPVEFVAVKKPQHDLPGHHTLLLSNVVAQAQALMQGKADPGGHRHFVGNRPSTLLMLEELTPASLGALLALQEHRVFVSGSLWGINSFDQWGVELGKVLAKDIEARLVSGDVVGLDGSTAALVQRLRS
- a CDS encoding glycine zipper 2TM domain-containing protein, producing MRHALLALALCTGCAAAQETGVVLSSTPIIETITVSREVCTTTEEWVARPKTGAGAAAGAVLGGVLAHATARGRDRATTTMLGVMGGAVLGDQLERTTTEPRSVQRCVLQPELEQRIVGYEVVYRYAGRRHTARLPQAPGATIALTVSPTATLAPTPRPARTTDATTTTVIVQAPPRPSRMYREPYTPWRAHYSRPAPREMQYERWR
- the tal gene encoding transaldolase — translated: MNQLDALKQYTTVVADTGDFRQIETYKPTDATTNPSLILRAVRKPEYRALLTETAARYRGGAVDEIVDRLLVRFGCEILSIVPGRVSTEVDARLSFDVTATVARAERLIEMYEAQGIHANRVLIKVAATWEGIAAAGQLERKGIHTNLTLLFSFCQAVACAQARVRLISPFVGRIYDWYKKAAGPNWVEADNADANDPGVRSVSTIFHYYKKFGIATQIMGASFRNTGQIAALAGCDLLTISPELLAELAASEAPLGRALDPQQAKGMDIEHMHYDEAAFRFALNQDAMATDKLAEGIRAFCADAESLDQLLLSA